In Mucilaginibacter celer, one DNA window encodes the following:
- a CDS encoding M3 family oligoendopeptidase, whose amino-acid sequence MIHKKTRTYIPASLDIKWENLEPFYKELLERPINSVEELEKWLRDKSELEAALEEDFAWRYIRMTCDTASEELLQKFQYFATEIEPKIAPFSNELNKKLVASEYVDQLDGDKYFVFLRAVKKALELFREENIPVQTEIQVEQQKYQSTTGAMSVHIDDKEFTLEQASVFLKGTDRAKRQEVWEKITSRRLQDKEKLDELFDHLRKLRHTVAVNAGFENFRDYMFQALGRFDYTPQDCYAFHAAIETEIVPILRQQAEKRREALGLPALKPWDMDVDISGKPALKPFQNGEDLIEKSIQCFSNINRYLGERLEIMKDNGLFDVESRKGKAPGGYNYPLAETGAPFIFMNSANTFRDLTTMVHEGGHAVHTFLTADLELNDFKHCPSEVAELASMSMELISMDNWNVYFDNEEDLKRAKRDQLVDVLKTLPWVAVVDQFQHWIYTNPGHTDTDRRTAWVEIFEPFGANFADWSEHPEALANLWQKQLHIFEVPFYYIEYGMAQLGAIAVWKNYKENPEKGLQQYLDALKLGYTKTIKEIYETAGIKFDFSAGYVKELAEFVKAELDKLN is encoded by the coding sequence ATGATCCACAAAAAAACAAGAACATATATCCCTGCTTCCCTCGATATTAAATGGGAAAACCTTGAGCCATTTTATAAAGAACTACTTGAGCGCCCTATCAATTCGGTTGAAGAACTGGAGAAATGGCTGCGCGATAAAAGCGAATTGGAAGCCGCATTAGAAGAAGATTTTGCGTGGCGCTATATCCGCATGACCTGCGATACCGCCAGCGAAGAGTTACTACAAAAATTTCAATACTTCGCTACCGAGATCGAGCCAAAAATTGCACCATTCAGCAATGAGCTGAATAAAAAACTGGTTGCCAGCGAATACGTTGACCAACTGGATGGCGATAAATATTTTGTATTTCTTCGCGCGGTAAAGAAAGCGTTAGAGCTTTTCCGCGAGGAAAATATCCCGGTACAAACCGAGATCCAGGTAGAGCAGCAGAAGTACCAATCAACCACCGGTGCTATGTCGGTGCATATCGATGATAAGGAATTTACTTTGGAGCAGGCTTCGGTATTTTTAAAAGGAACCGACCGTGCTAAACGCCAGGAAGTTTGGGAAAAGATCACCAGTCGTCGCCTGCAGGACAAGGAAAAACTGGATGAACTTTTTGATCATCTGCGCAAGCTTCGCCATACTGTTGCTGTAAATGCCGGTTTCGAAAACTTCCGCGATTACATGTTCCAGGCTTTGGGCAGGTTTGATTATACGCCGCAGGATTGCTACGCTTTCCACGCGGCTATTGAAACAGAGATTGTTCCTATCCTTAGGCAACAGGCCGAAAAACGTCGTGAAGCTTTGGGCCTACCGGCGCTTAAACCCTGGGATATGGATGTAGATATTTCGGGCAAACCGGCTTTGAAACCATTTCAAAATGGAGAGGACCTGATCGAAAAATCTATCCAGTGCTTCAGCAACATCAACCGCTACCTGGGCGAACGTTTGGAGATCATGAAAGATAACGGTCTGTTTGATGTGGAAAGCCGCAAAGGCAAAGCTCCGGGTGGTTACAACTATCCGCTGGCAGAAACCGGCGCACCATTTATTTTCATGAACTCGGCCAATACTTTCCGCGACTTGACTACCATGGTACACGAAGGAGGCCACGCGGTGCACACCTTCCTTACTGCCGACCTGGAACTGAATGATTTTAAACATTGCCCATCCGAAGTTGCCGAATTAGCATCCATGTCGATGGAGTTAATCTCGATGGATAACTGGAATGTTTATTTTGATAATGAGGAAGACCTGAAACGCGCCAAACGCGATCAACTGGTTGATGTTTTGAAAACCCTGCCATGGGTAGCCGTGGTAGATCAGTTTCAGCACTGGATCTACACCAACCCCGGTCATACCGATACCGACCGCCGCACTGCCTGGGTAGAGATCTTTGAACCGTTCGGTGCTAATTTTGCCGATTGGAGCGAGCATCCTGAAGCTTTGGCTAACTTGTGGCAGAAACAGCTTCACATTTTCGAAGTGCCGTTTTACTATATTGAATATGGTATGGCCCAGTTAGGTGCCATCGCTGTTTGGAAAAACTACAAAGAAAATCCTGAAAAAGGATTACAGCAATATTTGGATGCTTTGAAGCTTGGTTACACGAAAACCATTAAGGAAATTTATGAAACCGCCGGTATCAAGTTTGATTTCAGCGCGGGTTATGTAAAGGAACTTGCTGAGTTTGTGAAAGCAGAATTAGATAAATTGAATTAA
- a CDS encoding glycosyltransferase family 4 protein, whose translation MKVAVLSPVAWRTPPRHYGPWEQIASNIAEGMVKLGAEVTLFATGDSITSGKLDAVCTTGYEEDRTQDAKVLECLHISNLMEKAGQFDIIHNNFDFLPLTYSGLIKTPVITTIHGFSSPRIIPVYKKYNDRGYYVSISNSDRSPELDYIATVYNGIDPRDFQFYDDPDDYLLYFGRIHPDKGTAEAIAIARKSKRKLLIAGIVQDANYFKEKVEPLLGDDVEYIGHAGPDKRRELLGNAYALLHPISFNEPFGLSVAEAMLCGTPVIAFNRGSMPELIKDAQTGFLVDTVDEAVDAVGWLDQISREDCFDWANSQFSSEKMVSDYYNLYKKILA comes from the coding sequence ATGAAAGTGGCTGTATTATCCCCCGTAGCCTGGCGCACACCGCCCAGGCACTACGGGCCGTGGGAGCAAATAGCATCAAACATTGCCGAAGGCATGGTAAAGCTTGGCGCGGAGGTAACCCTATTCGCTACCGGCGATTCTATCACCTCGGGTAAGCTTGATGCTGTTTGTACTACAGGTTATGAGGAAGACAGAACACAGGACGCCAAAGTGCTGGAGTGTCTGCACATCAGTAACTTGATGGAGAAGGCGGGGCAGTTTGATATCATCCATAATAACTTTGATTTTTTACCGCTCACTTATTCCGGTTTGATCAAAACGCCGGTAATTACTACTATACATGGTTTCTCATCACCCCGGATTATCCCCGTTTATAAAAAATATAACGACAGGGGATATTATGTTTCGATAAGTAACTCGGATCGAAGCCCCGAATTGGATTATATCGCTACGGTTTACAATGGTATCGATCCCCGTGATTTTCAGTTTTATGATGATCCTGATGATTATCTTCTATACTTCGGTCGCATCCATCCCGATAAAGGAACTGCCGAAGCTATCGCCATAGCCAGGAAAAGCAAACGCAAATTGCTGATTGCGGGAATAGTGCAGGATGCTAATTATTTTAAGGAAAAGGTTGAGCCGTTGTTAGGGGATGATGTAGAATACATTGGCCATGCCGGTCCGGACAAACGGCGCGAACTTTTGGGTAATGCTTATGCCTTGTTACATCCTATTAGTTTTAACGAACCATTCGGTTTAAGTGTAGCCGAGGCTATGCTTTGCGGTACGCCGGTGATTGCTTTTAACCGTGGATCAATGCCTGAGTTGATTAAAGATGCGCAAACTGGTTTTCTGGTTGATACGGTTGATGAGGCGGTAGATGCTGTTGGTTGGCTTGATCAGATCAGCAGGGAGGATTGTTTTGATTGGGCTAATTCGCAGTTTTCGAGCGAGAAGATGGTGAGCGATTACTATAACCTTTACAAAAAGATATTAGCGTAA
- a CDS encoding glycosyltransferase family 4 protein, whose amino-acid sequence MKIAYISTYPPRECGLATFNNNLMHAISSNFPDRKTLAQNGFVVALNDSENLQEYEYPEEVKYVIRQNHQKDYIRAANYINTSNADVCIMEHEFGIYGGESGIYILPLINRLEKPLISILHTVLKDPSYVQRIIIREIAEQSSKIIVMSKRAVEFLTSIYEIPVDKIQIIEHGVPDVEAPADNPVKNLSAFKNKRVMLTFGLLSRNKGLETVVKALPKIVEKHPDVMYVVLGNTHPGVIKNSGEEYRDHLKSLATQLGVSKNLAFIAKFVSEEELVNYLTACEIYVTPYLNEAQITSGTLSYAVGAGAAVVSTPYWHATELLADKRGRLFDFKNSEALAEIVIELLDQDRVLAELKENAYQYGLHLRWPVIGAEFIKVAQEALSRFDFSDKILRNSIVDPEILPKFSLTHVLRLTDDTGIVQHAKYGIPNLKEGYCLDDNARALIMALMAYQRNKSREAFELLPIYLSYIHYMQTDDGNFRNFLSFDRRYLDEVGSEDSFGRTIWALGHLISCAASNSYREFSLEIFHKSVPHFSTLKHLRGVANTIIGISLYLQAYPTDEGMVKILVNLTQPLIDAYNNTQSDDWQWFEEKMTYDNAILPLALLHSCEITGNEEAKTIALATMAFLDQLTLSNGYLSPVGNDGWYYRGGTFPTFDQQAIETMAMVLMHFQAYQIFRVPQYIEKMFLSYKWFLGENTLRAPLYDHETKGCCDGLLPGGINRNQGAESTLAYLISHLTVLKAFELEYEYNKYNQKVQIC is encoded by the coding sequence ATGAAAATAGCATATATATCAACCTATCCACCCCGCGAGTGCGGTTTAGCAACGTTTAATAATAATCTGATGCACGCCATCAGCTCAAATTTTCCTGATAGAAAAACTCTGGCGCAAAACGGCTTTGTTGTAGCGCTTAACGATTCGGAAAATTTGCAGGAATATGAATACCCGGAGGAGGTGAAATATGTTATCCGTCAAAATCATCAAAAAGATTATATCCGCGCGGCAAACTACATCAACACCAGTAATGCCGATGTATGTATTATGGAGCATGAGTTTGGTATTTACGGCGGCGAAAGCGGTATTTATATTTTGCCGCTCATTAATCGCTTAGAGAAACCGCTGATCTCTATTTTACATACCGTATTAAAAGATCCGAGCTATGTACAGCGTATTATTATCCGTGAGATAGCCGAGCAATCGTCAAAGATTATTGTGATGAGCAAAAGGGCTGTAGAGTTTTTAACCTCGATATATGAGATCCCTGTAGACAAGATCCAAATTATTGAACATGGTGTACCTGATGTAGAGGCGCCAGCTGATAACCCGGTAAAAAATCTCTCAGCTTTTAAAAATAAAAGGGTAATGTTAACCTTCGGTTTACTAAGCCGCAATAAAGGTTTGGAAACGGTTGTAAAAGCACTGCCGAAAATAGTTGAAAAACATCCCGACGTGATGTATGTGGTGTTGGGTAATACCCACCCGGGGGTAATTAAAAATTCGGGAGAGGAATACCGCGACCATTTAAAATCACTTGCCACGCAATTAGGTGTTTCAAAAAATTTGGCTTTCATTGCCAAATTTGTTTCGGAAGAGGAGCTGGTGAATTACTTAACTGCTTGCGAAATTTATGTAACCCCATATTTAAACGAGGCGCAGATAACCAGCGGTACCTTATCCTACGCGGTAGGAGCAGGAGCCGCTGTGGTATCAACACCATACTGGCATGCTACAGAATTGCTGGCCGATAAACGCGGTCGCCTGTTCGATTTTAAAAATTCGGAAGCATTAGCCGAAATCGTAATCGAACTGCTTGATCAGGATAGAGTACTTGCCGAACTAAAAGAAAACGCTTACCAATACGGGTTACATTTACGCTGGCCGGTTATCGGTGCCGAATTTATTAAAGTGGCCCAGGAGGCTTTAAGCCGTTTTGATTTTAGCGATAAAATTTTACGCAACAGCATTGTCGACCCGGAGATATTGCCGAAATTCAGCTTGACCCATGTTTTACGCTTAACCGATGATACCGGCATTGTACAACACGCTAAATATGGCATCCCCAATTTAAAAGAGGGTTATTGCCTGGATGATAATGCCCGTGCGCTCATTATGGCCCTTATGGCCTATCAGCGTAATAAAAGCCGCGAAGCTTTCGAATTGTTGCCCATATACCTTAGCTATATCCACTATATGCAAACCGATGATGGTAATTTTCGTAATTTCCTGAGTTTTGACAGGAGATACCTGGATGAGGTAGGTTCGGAAGACTCCTTTGGCCGTACAATATGGGCTTTAGGGCATTTGATAAGTTGCGCTGCCAGTAACTCGTACAGGGAGTTTTCTTTGGAGATCTTCCATAAATCGGTGCCGCATTTTTCTACTTTGAAGCATCTGAGGGGAGTTGCAAATACCATTATAGGTATCAGTTTATACCTGCAGGCTTACCCTACAGATGAAGGGATGGTAAAAATATTGGTCAACTTAACTCAGCCGTTAATTGATGCTTACAACAATACCCAATCTGATGATTGGCAGTGGTTTGAAGAAAAAATGACCTACGATAACGCTATTTTGCCTTTGGCTTTGCTGCACTCCTGCGAGATAACCGGCAATGAGGAAGCCAAAACAATCGCTCTGGCAACCATGGCCTTCCTCGATCAGCTTACGTTATCAAACGGTTATCTAAGCCCTGTTGGTAACGATGGCTGGTACTACCGCGGCGGCACTTTCCCAACCTTCGATCAGCAGGCTATTGAAACCATGGCAATGGTGCTGATGCATTTCCAGGCTTACCAGATTTTTAGGGTTCCGCAGTATATCGAAAAAATGTTTTTGAGCTATAAATGGTTTTTGGGCGAGAATACCCTGCGAGCGCCATTGTATGATCATGAAACCAAAGGCTGTTGCGATGGCCTGCTTCCGGGAGGCATTAACCGTAACCAGGGGGCTGAAAGTACATTGGCCTATTTGATATCGCACCTTACCGTATTAAAAGCCTTTGAGCTGGAGTACGAGTACAACAAATACAACCAAAAAGTACAGATCTGCTAA